The following are encoded in a window of Eschrichtius robustus isolate mEscRob2 chromosome 1, mEscRob2.pri, whole genome shotgun sequence genomic DNA:
- the CCNK gene encoding LOW QUALITY PROTEIN: cyclin-K (The sequence of the model RefSeq protein was modified relative to this genomic sequence to represent the inferred CDS: deleted 1 base in 1 codon): MKENKENSSPSVTSANLDHTKPCWYWDKKDLAHTPSQLEGLDPATEARYRREGARFIFDVGTRLGLHYDTLATGIIYFHRFYMFHSFKQFPRYVTGACCLFLAGKVEETPKKCKDIIKTARSLLNDVQFGQFGDDPKEEVMVLERILLQTIKFDLQVEHPYQFLLKYAKQLKGDKNKIQKLVQMAWTFVNDSLCTTLSLQWEPEIIAVAVMYLAGRLCKFEIQEWTSKPMYRRWWEQFVQDVPVDVLEDICHQILDLYSQGKQQMPHHTPHQLQQPPSLQPTPQVPQVPQSQPSQGPEPPQPPQKDSQQPAQPQPPPPAQQPKKPSPQPSPPRQVKRAVVVSPKEENKAAEPPPPKIPKIEPTHPPLPPAHPPPDRKPPLAAALGEAEPPGPVEAGDLPKVQIPPPAHPAPVHQPPPLPHRPPPPPPSSYITGMSTSSSYMSGEGYQSLQSMMKTEGPSYGALPPAYGPPAHLPYHPHVYPPNPPPPPVPPPPASFPPPAIPPPAPGYPPPPPTYNPNFPPPPPRLPPTHAVPPHPPPGLGLPPASYPPPAVPPGGQPPVPPPIPPPGMPPVGGLGRAAWMR; this comes from the exons AtgaaggagaataaagaaaattcaaGCCCTTCAGTAACCTCAGCAAACCTGGACCACACAAAACCATGTTGGTACTGGGATAAAAAAGACTTGGCTCATACACCCTCTCAACTAGAAGGACTCGATCCGGCCACTGAGGCCCGCTACCGCCGAGAAGGGGCTCGGTTCATCTTTGATGTGGGCACACGTTTGGGACT ACACTATGATACCCTGGCAACTGGAATAATTTATTTTCATCGCTTCTATATGTTTCATTCCTTCAAGCAATTCCCAAGATAT GTGACAGGAGCTTGTTGTCTCTTTCTGGCTGGGAAAGTAGAAGAAACaccaaaaaaatgtaaagatatcATCAAAACAGCTCGTAGTTTATTAAATGATGTACAATTTGGCCAGTTTGGAGATGACCCAAAG gaAGAAGTAATGGTTCTGGAGAGAATCTTACTACAGACCATAAAGTTTGATTTACAGGTGGAACATCCATACCAATTCCTACTCAAGTATGCGAAACAACTCAAAG gtgataaaaacaaaattcaaaagttGGTTCAAATGGCTTGGACATTCGTAAATGACAG CCTCTGCACGACCTTGTCACTACAGTGGGAACCAGAGATCATAGCAGTGGCAGTGATGTATCTTGCGGGACGTTTGTGCAAATTTGAAATACAGGAATGGACCTCCAAACCCATGTACCGGAGATGGTGGGAGCAGTTTGTGCAAGACGTCCCTGTGGATGTTTTGGAAG ACATCTGCCACCAAATCCTGGATCTTTACTCACAAGGGAAACAACAGATGCCTCATCACACGCCCCATCAGCTGCAGCAGCCCCCATCTCTCCAGCCCACACCGCAAGTGCCGCAGGTGCCACAGTCACAGCCGTCTCAAGGCCCCGAACCGCCCCAGCCCCCGCAGAAGGACTCGCAGCAGCCAGCCCAGCCGCAGCCGCCGCCACCGGCCCAGCAGCCCAAGAAACCATCCCCGCAGCCTAGTCCTCCCCGGCAGGTGAAGCGCGCCGTG GTTGTTTCTCCCAAAGAAGAGAACAAAGCAGCAG aacCACCACCACCTAAAATTCCCAAAATTGAGCCCACTCACCCTCCATTGCCTCCAGCCCATCCACCTCCGG ACCGGAAGCCACCCCTCGCAGCCGCCTTGGGCGAGGCTGAGCCGCCAGGCCCTGTGGAAGCCGGCGATCTCCCCAAAGTCCAGATCCCGCCTCCGGCCCACCCGGCCCCCGTGCACCAGCCTCCGCCGCTGCCGCAccggcccccacccccgccgccctCCAGCTACATCACCGGCATGTCTACCAGCAGCTCCTACATGTCCGGAGAGGGCTACCAGAGCCTCCAGTCCATGATGAAGACCGAGGGCCCCTCCTACGGGGCTCTGCCCCCCGCCTACGGCCCGCCGGCCCACCTGCCCTATCACCCCCACGTCTACCCACCGAACCCGCCCCCACCGCCCGTGCCGCCGCCACCGGCCTCCTTCCCGCCGCCCGccatccctccccccgcccctggctacccgccccccccgcccaccTACAACCCCAATTTTCCGCCACCG CCCCCCCGCCTGCCACCCACCCACGCAGtcccccctcacccccctccAGGCCTGGGCCTGCCGCCGGCTAGCTACCCGCCTCCAGCTGTGCCCCCCGGAGGGCAGCCGCCTGTGCCCCCGCCCATCCCGCCACCTGGCATGCCTCCAGTCGGGGGGCTGGGGCGGGCAGCCTGGATGAGGTAA